The DNA sequence CTAATTAATCATTAATTGGGCAATTATGCCAAACCGAAAAGCATTTGTAACTAAAAATTGGTATGAATAATTAGAGGGTAACATTgcctacaacatatcaaaaatactttttttgtcaattttgaccatGTAACACAAATTACACcaccttatgacatgcgaccagtaGTGCTTTTGCTCATTTGCATAGATGAAATTCGGTTGGCAAGTTTGATTGTGCTTGATGCATCTatgcagggttcccgttaaggttttaaaatgtgcgtccgtaatgacgcaagtttgctgacgaggttgcaaaaacttgcgtccagacagattttaaagcgtccatctgaaattcacgattatgacgatacacacataccccgggtctacacctcatcaaatgttgattgttaaaaaaaaataaaagtgcattttcgccgtgatattccatctccattcgctatgataatttttctcatttctgtgtcagttttggtccgaaacgtggtcaaaaacaggtgcaaaaacatgagcaaagtctgtcaatcttgagcaattttcgttcgtactttcacttccgcgtttctatttttaaattaacgtgctgttgatgctacaaaaattaaaacatgcgctgccacaaataatacgaaaaagggttatcatttggattttgtctttaaaattgcttttattcatcgtaacaataatactaataaaggaaacctagattatttatgagaaaataaacttaaaatattaaaaattgaatattgtcaggttgtgataaataattaaggccacgcgttttgaactcgccacccaaaaatggtggttttgttacgcttttccaaatcaagactcgttcaaattgttatatctctacttaaacaaaaggtattgtagtgtgtttggtgtcattttgtagctaattgagtgccctaacagacctctaaaggagaattgtttatcagctaagatagtggagttatagTTGTTTGtgttcagaatggccgaggtggttgttgtggcggtggcggttgaggtggtggcggtatgtgcaaagtctatgggaaataaagattttgtgtgtgcgcattgaatcaactgatcatatctttgcatccatatgggctacagacatggttaagagctcttttgaaagattattaattctgctaattgtttttaatcattttgaacactttatgattggtttagtctataaaatacaaaattttattctgtacaaaactacccgttttcatattaaacactgtagtaagtgatgcggatgtcttcaaaatctaaaagttgctgtaaatttttaattacttacccTATCAAtagtcaaaatatacattttctgagaggaaatttgatgaggaatctaaatatggacttactttttctgtatgggttaggggtaaaatgtttcagttcaaaatatgttgaattgtaaaaaaaattgaacatattttgggacaccctgtattcgagattaccaaacagctgtgattttttttttcttccatagtcagtaggctcccctaatctttaaccaaatcaatgttgtttactttcagtttataactgcaagttagtaataagcaatgcattaagtgacccattttttatttggaattattttattccaccctgtataacttcaaggtcaccctgtacaatgagttgaaatgtgtatatttaaattgcttttgccttcagcattccaaaaatgtatacttttgctagtttagggttgatagttgtggagatattctaatttgaaccTTGATtgttgtaaaaattcataatatttgtgatgtaacgctaagggtggcgagttcaaaacacacggccttaagacatggtctcagatttgaagcaggtttcactgccaaagtgtgtaaaaattcactccagattgaaaatagctatgtttaatttctaaggtgtcttttctagggtaaaattgtttgtagaacatgatttttttttcataacgtgtgcatcgtacatcgttttgctacaaaatattgatttgtggccgattttgcccgaaaaatgcactttttgggtgacaaaaattttcacatgccaactttgtatactcatagagtctacaatatacatagatatggccctttaaaatgttaacatatcagctgagggtactatttgatggattcaggtatttgttttgtgattgacttaatcatttgcgtgccagaatcattcaaatatgacatgcctcgtgacaattgacatgccaaaataagctgttttcggcaaaaaaaaatatttgaaaaatcataactcttgataggaaggtgctacagtgatggttgacctactagtctatgcagtattgatacctaactttgttcattttaactaagggaaaaacttgcaaaatataaaaatgtttcccctaccccttaaaattttgatgtgtgtaaaaattccgccatttataaaaatcgggattacaagaaaactacaagagctataggcttgaaaaactaatcagttatgcacagtataagttcctacttgggtataacattaatatctttccattccttctcaattttcttttctaatttttttttaacaatttgtgacatctgtaaattacgtaaaatttggcatttcgaaaaatcgcaacaaaaaaaatatgagggcgacatgtttaaaaaactaatcagttattcccatgatacagtactacaggatatagtaccaaacttgtgctaaaatgcatattttttgagttctaatttttttaacaaattgactcgccaccccattttgagcaaaatcagggacaattagtacctgtaatattgcgcaatcatgtgacctatattcaatgtgtgtgcaccaatcagatgtcagacttgcactacaacatgatgtgagccttgcagagcctttataagtgtgccaatagagttcaaatatgttgtgatgatgttgtcacttatggatctcatatttttatttccgtcaaaatcatatgcctctactgtaatgctcatatcaggaaaacaatgacagattttgcatttctgacttcagaaaaactaatcagttattcccatgatacagtactacagggatatagtatcaaacttgtgctaaaatgcatattttttaagttctaattttttatcaaattgactcgccaccccatttttgagcaaaatcgggaacaattagtacctgtaatattagcaatcatgtgacctatattcaatgtgtgtgcaccaatcagatgtcagacttgcactacaacatgatgtgagccttgcagagcctttataagtgtgccaatagagttcaaatatgttgtgatgatgttgtcacttatggatctcatatttttatgtccgtcaaaagcatatgcctctactgtaatgctcatatcaggaaaacaatgacagattgtgcatttctgacttcagaaatgaattctgcacaaaatttcagtctagaaaacatatttaaaacaatattttttgaaactttatattttgccatttttggcagttaaacctgcttcaaatctgaaaccgtgtcttAAATAAAcaccgcacgttagcggcacgtgcttgcttgtaaggctaatgaaagttgatccccagtttcccgttacatagtttttcatgactgggtaggtgactgtttcattattcattattcattattttcaaactttcgttatcggtgcaaagttaattacggaatgctatgttttgaggcccaaataaaataataaagtatagttagtaatgaccatgcttcacttcaaaacaaattttaattaagcacatcttctttggaatcttcaaattaacctataggttgtgcaacatatgaaagcaccagaagtccatgatagtctttggagaaccacttttccatataaatacacggtgtctgtgtgttctattgcacactactttttacaaaccaaacttactctccacaagcacatctttggaagcaatatttatacggaaattagtttgtctacttgcacaaactggaggttgctggtaaaaatcatcacaaaacaaccatgcaagaaattgacaaataaatcattttatttataagtttattttattaaatacataaatatttgtaagaaaagcagaataaatttgacttcaaattttgtttattttatttattttgatgttgtctatatatagcgctacatagtgcacggtagaaatgctttcatatttgttcatacgctggttcccttgaacttggctgcctctctttgtgttcggtctatccatttagtggtaggagaaacttagatgcagggaattcctagtctccagtaaatgcgccctacgatatcgccattttaccacgtagtttaacccagcgtttgcaaagactattcgggcccgtcagggtcggcgtaaaagtgcttaaaatacgtgtcggacgtgaaagatgacattaaaactatccttttttcttaaaaacttgaaaaatgtgaaataatgaaataatggaaaataatgaaatatttgatcggcattttttctgaccgagtcgggtaacgggaaactgggagtcaactttcattagcctaaacaACAGCTGaacagcgatcgttcggaaagcatgcaaaaagtgcacgatttcctgacgttgcatttacaaatattgcagaatttacttcaattctcagcaggtgggtcaaaattttggggcttttattatcttaaaaatataaaagaataaaatttcttattttatcatcaattaatgataaaatttgaagttttgtctgcgtccaaatgcatgtgacatggacgcaaaatacttgattagccatgtgaatttgcgtccaaatttgtaaaatacgcgtctggacgcaatgacgcacacttaCGGGAAGcctgcatctatgtgagaaaaggaatacattttcagcgtaaaagtggATAATTAGCAAAATTTGCAAGCCAATACATTGGTACGtgtgaattgcattatggtccagcatccagaaacaacactcctGTCGAGTCAggcggatgtgagttcataagggcaatgtctgGGATTATGGgtcacaatcgatggggagagatgaggtccgaccgagtctcctacacaggttacgctccctgtggaggggcggaaccaaactggctgatgtggagactaagccagttggcgtcggtctgatactcgtctatcctcgtctttgaccatgcccagatctggctggtcaggaagatatttaatatcccgaattaaatatgcctaccagttccatcgtataaccgatttgctagagaatatttgttgccatgtttaataaatttgtatttatcgtataataaaatgtggccaaatgtatattaccataccactacgcccattcttgtgacaaaatatctcattctttttattttaatttgaccctgaTATATTTCCTTTTAGTTTTGTGTATtatcatcatgtaggcctacatttcacacttttcttttattttatgaattgttttttaaatgaaaaaaatgattttttaaattttatttctaattaataagttaattaattttgtaggGGGGGGGCATGCATGTTCCtcatatcatgcttgacaagatatggCCTTACTTTTTGTTAAGCGTATATTATTAGAGCGCCCTCTCTTATTTTGGACCTACATCAGTTTGTGCAAATAATTGGTATGGGAATAAAACGGCTCTTATTCACAGATTCATTCTTTCCTACCCAGAATGTTGAAGGTGGTATACCACTATTAGACTGATTTTCATGATTTCtcagaaaatacatcaaattgtatcaacaaatttcaggatggtaatgagaaaaatataatctattaatagggatgcccactgtcaatacagttgcCGCTAGAACGGTTTCCCATTTACTGTATGCGTGCACTCGCCCACGTATTGTCTATGAAAAAACACATCAATGCAGGAAATTCCAGGcctgtacaggatgttaagaaagtCATACAATGctgaaaattgtaaaatgtttaaGATTCCTAAATTGTTTGTTCTCCTAAATGCAGTGTTCCTGCGTGCTGTTGGTGGTGAAGTAGGTGCTACATCAACTCTCGCTCCCAAAATTGGTCCTCTGGGTCTGGTAAGTATTCATGCTATGCAGATACACACGCACACCAACCCCTGTGAGCAACCCAGGGCTTATTTTCGAGGAGAATCATAGCAtcaattctcgtaatgattctcgtaagattcagaactttgcgagaatcaacttcccGCGTTGTGTCATACAGTAAGTGTagcgactatgatggattttgattctcgcaaaccaagacgaaTTCGAACACTGCAACCTGGGACACTCATTGCTAACCAGGGACAAACACACAGTTAAAGTAATTAAACTAACTGAGACTTTGTGCAGATTTTTTTCTCACATAGAAAACAAAAACCAAATCCACCTTGGAATCGGGGACCTCTAGGGTCAGAATGTTATTCCATTGTATAGAAATCAATCTGCTCAAATGTGGGTGGGGGAGGGTGCACTGTTTTTCCTGGCCATTGCGGGACATTTTCCCCCATACCAACACTGTTTGTCCGacacgctttctacagcgtgggggttgggaattctgaaaatctgtaaaaagggtgggggttaaaattttgctGTATAAAGAGTGGGAttctaaaaagcgtgggagcaatatataaAGCGTGTGGGTTACGAtaccaattgaaaaaaatataatataataaagtaatttgatgatccgttgaaaacattcatattttcttcataaatctcgaaagaaaatgtcataaattaatttgctgatgttttcgaTTCATACGATGTCACCCATAGTAGAATCGAGCGCCGtgaattttatgaatgaatataattttcagccTCGTCACCAGCTGCTTTGGCCCGCTCGCTGCACACTAGAAGTGGGGCGATCGGAACCACAGCGCCTGTGTAGAGACTGATTTATCGGAAATTCGGAACTGATTCAGGATATCAGCCATGTGCAGAAGTTCACGCGTGTTGTTGTCATCTGATGAATAAAGCGAAATTGATGTTGAAAATGGCTTCGAAAAAAGCGACGCACAGTTCGTTCAGGGACCTTTTGAGCGTGAGTAATTGTGCCAATATAATGTTGCAAATGTTTCAGATAATGaataaaatcatgagtgtttgttagatgaggataaattctgcatcaattcggactcTGAAATGGACAATGGCGGGTGCAGATTGTGAGAACCCGGAAGTGACTATGTTGGTATGTACGGTAATTGCGGTAGCGACGAAGCTTCGAATTTGACAACTACAATGTTGAaagctttggtcacaaaagggtgggggttcaatttttggaaaaaagggTGTATACCTAAAAAGCGTGgcggaaaaataaaaagggtgggggtttgacCCCCTGACAAACAGTGACCAAACAGACTTTGTTGTTGTCCCCGGTTTTCACCCTTTCACAGCATAACCCCTATAAACAATATAATTTagcaaacaataaaaaataagcacccaccaaAAATAACTTGTAAGTGCCCTGGGAGGTTAATagtacgcggatttagggtttctctaccggaagtctatttgtgccgaaattccttcccacaatgcaataagcgttttgcataacaatacagttcggaggttaatccatctcctttgttatacaatatgcatattgcattgtgggaaggaatttcggcacaaattgacttccggtagtgaaaccctaaatccgcgtatggAACAAATGGTACTCCAAATCTATGCACATGGCATGAATTATAGAAACAAGTATACCCATTTATGCTAACACTCTTTCTTTCCTCCCAACAGTCTCCCAAAAAGGTTGGTGATGATATCGCCAAGGCAACCCAAGATTGGAAGGGTCTGAAGATTACCGTCCAATTGACCATTCAGAACCGTCAGGCTAAAGTATCTGTCGTGCCTAGTGCGTCGTCCATGATCATCAAAGCCCTGAAGGAACCACCACGTGACCGCAAGAAGGTCAAGCACGGTAAGCTTACACTTGCTTGCAGAGAAAATGACACATAGTTACTGCTGGTCTTCTTGGCCGTCTTGAATAAAACTATATGCATAGATTGTCATGATTCACACTCGATGCTATGAATCTCGACACCTGCACTTGCAATacttattaaaggaggatttcgtgatcctagcatcctctttttatgacatttttcagtagatattcacaaaataagcctattcccaaaatttcagttgattccgattttacgtttgcgagttatgcatggttatgtgtataacactgctccataggccactgtgtgtaatttcgttctggtataccagaacgaaattcaaatttgacgatatttttgctaaacgaattaatctgcaagacatttttggtacattataaacattatgtagccagaggtttccagtggtataaaaatcagaacttttgttgaaaaatgtggggggggggacgaggttgtggatcacgaaatgctcttttaGTTTTAAGCTGATAATGTTGTCAAAAGAAGGACCATTTAATTCTTGAAAATTGGCAGATGGTCAtgtttttgaggtgggacccaattgtgtcacatcttgcaatttgtcaaaaatcaactcccatttttgtatttctgattatatttcaaaaagttttcacccaaactatgtaaaagtatacatttttagaaagcgtatattgtcaggattgcaaatctgtaaagtttgagtggatatacagggtgtgccaaaaaatatacagggtgattctactaaaaaatacctaaaaaattacatttctttaccactccaatatttctacatagtattttaaattggaaaatgaacttgatatttggaatgtacacaattAGTCCTTTCATAGTTTGcgctatatttgttaagcccattgtgttatacagggtgtggaaaaagttgtattttaaattgttaaattTAATGTAAAGTGCCAATAATTGTAGCAAATGCGctttaaatttgcaaaatatattcaaaatagtttaaagaattgctataatatcacatttaaatagcctatttccatatagggtgttccaaaaatcaatatacagtgaataatttgtaacaatggtacatgtacatgtaggcatatacaaATGTACACgcacaattagcctacatcaataaactatttaacaataaccagagatcaatatgtcatcagatttaatcctttgactgtaataaactcctttgagaagatttatttcatagatatttcaaagataaaacaatttcaAAGATCTATTTATGatagatgaaatttattttcattccCTTTTTCATGcatgcaaaaaaattgtattgcatgacacacattccactgcattaattaaaagtttgttaaatccttaattaccgGTACTaaagtttattaagattaacttGGCAATTAtaaatagaaagttaaaaaataagcaaatgctaattatgcaaatgcatttttacttctactaggcaacaaagtgcatataAATTCTATTAATAatgaacaccaacttcccattggaattacacagagctcctccgcttcctgCGCCTCCACTTCCTGCTCCACCCCTGACCAATTAACTTAATTAcactgttgtaattaattaatacatttgttcaactgtatttgttattatttcattaaatTAAACTTGCTGTTGAAAGTTTTCAATAATCATCTTTGAATCAACACTTTTGGTCATAGTTAAGGGAGCAGCTTAATATCATTTAAGCATGTTTATGCTTATTTTACAGTACAACACAATGGCAACGTATCGTTAGATGAGATCATCACCATTGCCCGCACCATGCGTGAGCGATCCTTGGCTCGTGACCTAGCCGGTACTGTCAAGGAGATCTTGGGAACTGCCCAGTCTGTCGGCTGCACTGTGGAAGGATCTCATCCTCATGACGTCATTGAGTCCATTAATGATGGAGAAACAGAGATTCCAGAAGTAAGTTGCTTGATTTGATATGAAACATGAAACTTGTTTCtaaatttgcgaatttcaaatttATTTCTAGACTTAAATTAatacacttaagggctggggtatgagcgttggacagtatttattgtgggacattagagcacatcagacatatcgaattgcattctgaatacgaagaatgtcattctgatatcaaataattttgatttttgaaattcgcaatttaatacacattttatggcaaatcattaaaattgatatttttgatatttaacagtacttgaagtaaactttataaatctgatgatttatacttaaagtgtatgtaggtgggttgaaaagccgacgatcaattgaaaattttgacctttcagtattgaagatatggattttttttcccaaaacaccaaaaaaattaggtctttttgggaaaaaaatccatatcttcaatatgaaaggtcaaaattttcaattgaccgtcggcttttcctccctgctacatacactttaagaatatgtcattagatttatataatttaccgaggactgttatatatcaaaatttgaaaaatatcaaattttataatttgtcataaaatttgtattatattgtgattttcaaaaatgaaaattatttgatatcagaaagacatgcttcagtattcagaatgcaattcgacaggtctgaggtgctctcatgtcccacaaaaaatactgtctaaagcataataaacgctcattttagatcccttaaagtaaaATGAACAGTTTTGCAGAGTTAAAAAAAAGTGTGCAAAagtcaatgcaaacatttccagcA is a window from the Amphiura filiformis chromosome 12, Afil_fr2py, whole genome shotgun sequence genome containing:
- the LOC140165889 gene encoding large ribosomal subunit protein uL11-like, with the protein product MPPKFDPNEIKIVFLRAVGGEVGATSTLAPKIGPLGLSPKKVGDDIAKATQDWKGLKITVQLTIQNRQAKVSVVPSASSMIIKALKEPPRDRKKVKHVQHNGNVSLDEIITIARTMRERSLARDLAGTVKEILGTAQSVGCTVEGSHPHDVIESINDGETEIPEE